From Chryseobacterium gallinarum, one genomic window encodes:
- a CDS encoding 4-alpha-glucanotransferase yields MKLYFNVGYIVKAGERLELVIEDGETAVHIHTMFCADNGQWKCEADYFSKSISYKYRVVDDKSIVLREEFVLHHLHFPHNYKEFVIFDEWNNKNFPENYLNNKILYNKLNGFIPEKITILKKHTHLFRLEAPVYHPDWKIVLIGSTPSLGGWSYEKAIHLSQTDFGVWEASVQIPENEFIQFKYCIYDTDKNRVIDVETGENRFTVANPLADVLQIVSNHYFRFKAYQMYHDAGVAVPVFSLRSKDGFGVGEFTDLKKLADWAKNTHLGIIQILPVNDTTANYTWTDSYPYAAVSVYALHPQYISLEKLDFPLPKELVEEYQAEKEALNALDLIDYEKMIAGKWKYLKAIFNTEKDKIYKDRGFKRFIKDNETWLIPYAAFCVLRDKYKTPNFNDWKTHKKYIAGKILQFFSSKSKDYDIAMLHAWVQYQLHLQLKDAVDYTHHLGISLKGDLPIGIYRYSVEAWTEPELFGMDFQAGAPPDQFTELGQNWEFPTYNWEAMKEDNYQWWKNRFKALEQYFDAMRIDHILGFFRIWRMPISAVQGILGYFYPAVPIVLDEFKAWHLPFDFDRYCKPFINNQILWEYFGEESGKVLEFMDNNQDGTYTFKEQFDTQRKLADFFKKNPLGALEEKLISLCANVLFLTEERNGVTVYHPRFNVYNTESYKYLSEWEQKIIYDLYHDYFFRRQDHLWYEKAMEKLPVILNATKMLICGEDLGMVPACVPVVMDELAIIALKVQRMPAENIPFYNPKEAGYMNVVTASSHDSSTLRQWWKEDPVLTQKYFNQQLIQYGKAPEELTPHLAEIIMKQHLYNDAMLAIFPIQEFLATDAELRNENIENERINDPAVFPHYWRYRMHLGLEELKEKQTFNEKIGNWIKDSGRV; encoded by the coding sequence ATGAAGTTATACTTTAATGTAGGATATATTGTAAAAGCAGGAGAACGTCTGGAACTGGTTATTGAAGACGGGGAAACTGCTGTTCACATCCATACTATGTTTTGTGCAGATAACGGACAATGGAAATGCGAAGCAGACTATTTCTCGAAATCTATTTCATATAAATACCGTGTTGTAGATGATAAGTCTATTGTTTTAAGAGAAGAATTTGTTCTGCATCATCTTCATTTTCCACACAATTATAAAGAGTTTGTTATTTTTGACGAATGGAATAATAAAAATTTTCCGGAGAATTATTTAAATAATAAAATACTTTATAATAAACTGAATGGCTTTATCCCTGAGAAAATAACGATCCTAAAAAAGCATACTCATTTATTCAGGTTAGAGGCTCCTGTATATCATCCGGACTGGAAAATCGTACTGATCGGAAGTACACCTTCTTTAGGGGGCTGGAGCTATGAAAAAGCAATTCACTTATCTCAGACGGATTTTGGAGTTTGGGAGGCCTCTGTACAGATTCCGGAAAACGAATTCATTCAATTCAAATATTGCATTTATGATACCGATAAGAACAGGGTTATTGATGTAGAAACAGGAGAAAATCGTTTTACAGTGGCCAATCCGTTAGCTGACGTTCTTCAAATTGTTTCCAACCATTATTTCAGGTTTAAGGCGTATCAAATGTATCATGATGCAGGAGTAGCTGTTCCTGTTTTTTCTTTAAGGAGTAAAGACGGGTTTGGAGTAGGTGAGTTTACTGATCTTAAAAAATTAGCTGATTGGGCAAAAAATACCCATTTAGGTATTATTCAGATATTGCCTGTTAATGATACTACAGCTAATTATACCTGGACAGATTCCTATCCTTATGCGGCTGTATCAGTATATGCCTTACATCCGCAATATATTTCACTGGAAAAGCTTGACTTTCCTCTACCTAAAGAATTAGTTGAAGAGTACCAGGCTGAAAAAGAAGCTTTAAATGCTCTTGACCTCATTGATTATGAAAAGATGATTGCTGGCAAATGGAAATATTTAAAAGCAATATTTAACACTGAAAAGGATAAAATCTATAAAGACAGGGGCTTTAAGCGATTCATAAAAGATAATGAGACATGGCTGATACCCTATGCCGCATTTTGTGTTTTAAGGGATAAATATAAAACTCCGAATTTTAACGATTGGAAAACCCATAAAAAATATATTGCAGGAAAAATTTTACAATTCTTTAGCAGTAAAAGTAAAGATTATGATATTGCGATGCTGCATGCATGGGTACAATATCAGCTTCATTTACAGTTAAAAGATGCAGTGGATTATACTCATCATCTTGGTATTTCTTTAAAAGGCGACCTTCCCATCGGAATTTACAGATATTCTGTTGAAGCTTGGACAGAGCCTGAGTTGTTCGGGATGGATTTCCAGGCAGGAGCACCGCCGGATCAGTTTACAGAGCTTGGCCAGAACTGGGAATTTCCAACATATAATTGGGAAGCGATGAAGGAAGATAATTATCAATGGTGGAAAAACCGCTTCAAGGCATTGGAACAGTATTTTGATGCCATGAGGATTGATCATATTTTAGGCTTCTTCAGAATCTGGAGAATGCCAATTTCTGCTGTACAAGGGATATTAGGATACTTTTATCCGGCTGTACCTATTGTTTTGGATGAATTTAAGGCCTGGCATCTTCCATTTGACTTTGACAGGTATTGTAAACCTTTTATCAACAACCAGATTTTATGGGAGTATTTTGGAGAAGAGAGCGGTAAGGTTCTTGAGTTTATGGATAATAACCAGGATGGAACTTATACCTTTAAAGAACAATTTGATACTCAAAGAAAACTGGCAGACTTCTTTAAAAAGAATCCGCTTGGAGCACTTGAAGAAAAACTGATTTCACTGTGTGCCAATGTTTTATTTTTGACAGAAGAAAGAAATGGAGTCACAGTATACCATCCAAGGTTTAATGTGTATAATACGGAATCCTATAAATACCTTTCGGAATGGGAGCAAAAGATTATCTATGATCTATACCATGATTATTTCTTTAGGAGGCAGGATCATCTGTGGTATGAAAAGGCAATGGAAAAACTTCCCGTTATTCTGAATGCTACAAAAATGCTGATATGTGGAGAAGACCTGGGAATGGTTCCGGCATGTGTACCCGTTGTCATGGATGAACTGGCTATTATTGCTCTTAAAGTTCAAAGGATGCCTGCTGAAAATATTCCGTTTTACAATCCTAAGGAAGCTGGTTATATGAATGTAGTCACTGCTTCTTCTCATGATAGTTCAACCTTAAGACAGTGGTGGAAAGAAGATCCTGTCTTAACACAGAAATATTTTAATCAGCAGCTTATTCAGTATGGTAAGGCCCCTGAAGAACTTACTCCCCATCTGGCAGAGATTATTATGAAGCAGCATCTCTATAATGATGCCATGTTGGCTATATTTCCGATTCAGGAATTTCTGGCAACAGACGCAGAACTCAGAAATGAGAACATAGAGAATGAAAGAATCAATGATCCGGCTGTTTTCCCGCATTACTGGCGATATAGAATGCACCTTGGGCTTGAAGAGTTAAAAGAAAAACAAACCTTTAATGAAAAAATAGGCAACTGGATAAAAGATAGCGGTAGAGTGTAA
- the gcvH gene encoding glycine cleavage system protein GcvH has product MNTPSELKYTKDHEWIKIEGNVATIGITDFAQGELGDIVYVDVDTVDDDLNGGDVFGSVEAVKTVSDLFLPISGKVIEFNSELEDQPELLNTDPYGNGWIIKLEIADGADQSELLSAEDYQAIIG; this is encoded by the coding sequence ATGAACACACCATCAGAATTAAAGTACACGAAAGATCACGAATGGATTAAGATCGAAGGTAATGTGGCTACAATTGGTATTACTGATTTCGCTCAGGGTGAACTTGGAGATATCGTATATGTAGACGTAGATACTGTAGATGATGACCTTAATGGCGGAGACGTTTTCGGAAGTGTAGAAGCGGTAAAAACTGTTTCAGACTTATTCTTACCTATTTCAGGAAAAGTTATTGAGTTCAATTCAGAACTGGAAGATCAACCTGAATTATTGAACACGGATCCTTATGGAAACGGATGGATTATTAAATTAGAAATTGCTGATGGTGCAGATCAGTCTGAATTACTTTCTGCAGAAGATTATCAAGCGATCATTGGATAA
- a CDS encoding T9SS type A sorting domain-containing protein, whose protein sequence is MKKCLFPLFLLLLGIDARAQQDFFAISGKDTPSINFNDFRVIDGLRGTSGEKIFGADSSSKVFSQSRNTIIAEDKNSYNHSQSLTMAALAYDSSNNSLVYMPMFSSNIYILNPKTKEISLVENTVARVSSCDINSHITRMAAGYDGNIYAMNNAGTQILQISKKGSQYVVNDLGIVKDDVSNGKNSFTAMETGFGGDMVADADNNFYVFAASGNVFKVSVKELKAKFLGKIAGIPDNYSVNGSAVNAKGNVVIASAKGAPLYEVDLENLQAKQLPGGEQLHIYDLASRYFVNNRTASTATLADLEIYPTRVDEHYINVHINNKNVKGNLQLTIFDMSGKNVINHNMSVKSGILDQKVELKSLTNGAYIVSIADESGKVILNKKILVTE, encoded by the coding sequence ATGAAAAAATGTTTATTCCCTTTGTTTTTGTTGTTATTAGGCATAGATGCCAGAGCACAACAGGATTTTTTTGCTATTTCAGGGAAGGATACCCCCAGTATTAACTTCAATGATTTTCGTGTAATAGATGGATTGAGAGGAACTTCAGGAGAAAAAATTTTTGGCGCTGATTCCTCTTCAAAAGTATTCTCACAATCCAGGAATACTATTATTGCTGAAGATAAAAATTCCTATAATCATTCTCAGTCATTAACAATGGCAGCGTTGGCTTATGATTCTTCGAATAATAGCCTTGTATATATGCCTATGTTTTCTTCTAATATCTATATTCTGAATCCCAAAACCAAGGAAATCAGTTTAGTAGAAAACACTGTAGCCAGAGTATCATCATGTGATATTAATTCCCATATTACAAGAATGGCAGCTGGTTATGATGGTAATATTTATGCAATGAATAATGCCGGAACACAGATTTTACAGATTAGTAAAAAAGGAAGCCAATATGTTGTTAATGACCTTGGAATTGTAAAGGATGATGTTTCTAATGGTAAGAATTCATTTACAGCTATGGAAACCGGATTTGGGGGGGATATGGTAGCTGATGCTGATAATAATTTTTATGTTTTTGCTGCTTCCGGAAATGTATTTAAAGTATCAGTAAAAGAATTGAAAGCCAAATTTTTAGGAAAAATAGCTGGTATTCCTGATAATTATTCAGTAAACGGATCGGCTGTGAATGCGAAAGGCAACGTTGTAATTGCAAGTGCAAAAGGAGCTCCTTTGTATGAGGTGGACCTTGAAAATTTACAAGCAAAACAACTTCCGGGTGGTGAACAGTTGCATATTTATGATTTAGCTAGTAGATATTTTGTAAATAACAGGACTGCTTCAACAGCTACCTTGGCTGATCTTGAAATTTATCCGACAAGAGTTGATGAGCATTACATTAATGTACACATCAATAACAAAAATGTAAAAGGTAATCTTCAACTTACTATTTTTGATATGTCGGGTAAAAATGTGATAAATCATAATATGTCTGTGAAGTCAGGAATCCTGGATCAGAAAGTAGAATTAAAGAGCCTCACCAATGGAGCTTACATTGTAAGTATAGCGGATGAATCCGGAAAAGTGATTCTCAATAAAAAGATTCTTGTAACCGAGTAG
- a CDS encoding VanZ family protein, whose amino-acid sequence MLLKPGQENHEYWFMFNGIDKVLHVSIFAALGFSFVATFPKIKFSYFFQIILIYAFLTEILQEEMGLGRSMETLDIVADAIGCLVGYYMYKVLVKHFF is encoded by the coding sequence ATGCTTCTTAAACCGGGACAGGAGAACCATGAATATTGGTTTATGTTCAATGGTATAGATAAAGTTTTACATGTAAGTATATTTGCAGCCTTAGGTTTCTCTTTTGTTGCTACATTTCCCAAAATTAAATTCTCATACTTTTTTCAGATCATCCTGATCTATGCGTTCCTTACTGAAATATTGCAGGAGGAAATGGGACTAGGAAGGTCTATGGAAACCCTGGATATCGTAGCCGATGCGATTGGTTGTCTTGTAGGCTACTATATGTATAAGGTCTTAGTGAAGCATTTTTTTTAA
- a CDS encoding MFS transporter, whose translation MKNPGFTQSRPLNTQDIRTLILSAFGGMLEFYDFVVFIFFAKIIGEHFFPPTLDSFWASINTYGTFAVGFLVRPIGGMIMAHFGDLFGRKKMFFLSIVLMVFPTLAIGLLPTYNQIGYLAPVLLLLVRILQGFAIGGEIPAAWVFVAEHVPKNRIGLADSMITASLSLGVLLGSAITLYINTVFSTEDIFNGAWRYPFILGGAFGIITIFLRRYLKETPVFIEMKEKKTLSEKIPLQKIFQSHLPDISISLLLTWIFTGCSILLTLMIPNLMSDFFNIPRKDAITMQSYTLITISLGAVLGGIWCDKKEAGKMLIFWSICFGICSWFFLQKLINMQPEGISILYAITGLFAGGILGCIPYIMVHRFPPAVRISGISFSYNLGQAIFGGITPIIIVLMAKEYPKGILFYVLFLAALGCYLGLRSALKNKNSSRKAL comes from the coding sequence ATGAAAAATCCTGGTTTTACCCAATCAAGACCTTTGAATACACAAGATATCAGGACTCTGATCCTTTCTGCTTTTGGAGGAATGCTGGAATTTTATGACTTTGTCGTTTTTATTTTTTTTGCCAAAATCATTGGAGAACATTTCTTCCCACCTACCCTGGATTCCTTCTGGGCGTCTATCAATACATACGGTACATTTGCTGTCGGTTTTCTTGTAAGGCCAATAGGAGGCATGATAATGGCCCATTTCGGAGATCTTTTTGGAAGAAAAAAAATGTTTTTTTTATCCATTGTTCTCATGGTATTTCCTACCCTGGCGATAGGCCTGTTGCCAACTTATAACCAGATTGGCTATCTGGCGCCTGTACTTCTGCTCCTGGTAAGAATTCTGCAAGGCTTTGCTATAGGAGGAGAAATTCCTGCTGCGTGGGTTTTTGTAGCTGAGCATGTCCCGAAGAACAGAATAGGGTTAGCAGATTCAATGATTACGGCAAGCCTTTCGTTAGGCGTTTTATTAGGCTCGGCAATAACTCTTTATATTAATACAGTTTTCTCTACGGAAGATATATTTAACGGAGCCTGGAGATACCCCTTCATCCTAGGTGGAGCATTTGGAATCATCACCATTTTCCTCAGAAGATATCTTAAAGAAACGCCTGTTTTTATTGAAATGAAAGAAAAGAAAACCTTAAGTGAAAAAATTCCCCTTCAGAAAATCTTTCAATCCCACCTCCCTGATATTAGTATTTCTCTTCTGCTGACCTGGATTTTTACAGGGTGCTCCATATTGCTTACCTTAATGATTCCTAATCTGATGAGTGATTTTTTCAATATTCCCAGGAAAGATGCCATTACAATGCAAAGCTATACTCTGATTACCATTAGCTTAGGAGCTGTACTGGGAGGTATATGGTGTGATAAAAAGGAAGCAGGAAAAATGTTGATCTTCTGGAGCATTTGTTTCGGAATCTGTAGCTGGTTCTTTTTACAAAAGCTTATCAATATGCAACCGGAAGGTATTTCGATTTTATATGCAATAACAGGCTTATTTGCAGGAGGAATTTTAGGATGCATTCCTTATATTATGGTTCACCGGTTTCCTCCTGCCGTAAGGATTTCAGGGATTTCCTTTTCATACAATCTGGGACAGGCGATCTTTGGAGGCATCACTCCAATTATTATTGTTCTGATGGCAAAAGAATATCCCAAAGGAATATTGTTTTACGTTCTGTTTCTTGCCGCATTAGGATGCTACTTGGGACTACGTTCTGCTTTAAAAAATAAAAACAGCAGTAGAAAGGCCTTATAA
- a CDS encoding lipase chaperone has translation MKKLVLAIAFIGMGGFAMAQQTTPQDKEARRAEMQQKMQQKEQERLAQMQKDLNLNQSQVAQIKALQDKRKAERKAEFEKNKEFRQAKMEEMKAKRAQMDADMKKILTPQQYDKWQADRNAKMEQRKMAVKERRMMKKTMNTGTPEAK, from the coding sequence ATGAAAAAATTAGTTTTAGCAATAGCATTTATAGGAATGGGAGGTTTTGCAATGGCACAACAGACAACTCCTCAGGATAAGGAAGCGAGAAGAGCTGAAATGCAACAAAAGATGCAACAAAAAGAGCAGGAACGTTTGGCTCAAATGCAAAAAGACCTTAACCTGAACCAATCCCAGGTTGCCCAGATAAAAGCACTTCAGGATAAAAGAAAAGCAGAAAGGAAAGCTGAGTTTGAAAAAAATAAAGAATTCAGGCAGGCTAAAATGGAAGAAATGAAGGCTAAAAGAGCGCAAATGGATGCTGATATGAAGAAAATTCTTACTCCCCAGCAATATGATAAATGGCAGGCAGACAGGAATGCTAAAATGGAGCAGAGAAAAATGGCGGTAAAGGAAAGAAGGATGATGAAAAAAACTATGAATACCGGTACTCCTGAAGCAAAATAA
- a CDS encoding ferritin has translation MVSEKIAKLINEQIAHEQYAAQYYLSMSAWFSGKDLDGIANYFRVQSKEELMHADKMFDYLNDVGGEIIIGQIPKPPHEFENATDIFEKALAHEKIVTKSIFNIVKNANEEGDFATTSFLQWFINEQVEEEASASQYVTKIKMVCDNPSALYLFDQELSQRVFTPDTTA, from the coding sequence ATGGTTAGCGAAAAAATTGCAAAATTAATTAACGAACAAATAGCACACGAACAATACGCCGCTCAATATTATCTTTCAATGTCTGCATGGTTTTCGGGAAAAGATCTGGATGGGATTGCCAATTATTTCAGAGTGCAAAGCAAAGAAGAACTGATGCATGCTGATAAGATGTTTGATTACCTGAATGATGTTGGGGGAGAAATTATCATCGGGCAAATTCCAAAACCGCCACACGAATTCGAAAATGCTACGGATATTTTCGAGAAAGCTCTGGCACATGAAAAAATAGTAACCAAAAGTATTTTCAATATTGTGAAGAATGCTAATGAAGAAGGAGATTTTGCAACAACATCTTTCTTACAGTGGTTCATCAATGAGCAGGTGGAAGAAGAGGCGAGTGCATCTCAGTATGTAACAAAGATTAAAATGGTTTGTGATAATCCTTCTGCCTTATATCTTTTCGATCAGGAATTATCCCAAAGAGTTTTTACTCCTGATACTACCGCTTAA